One genomic segment of Mycolicibacterium gilvum includes these proteins:
- a CDS encoding IS1380 family transposase gives MQLSHTRPVASARFDDPNLVSCAGLVPMAALAHQCGLSSLADEHITVPTDKGANAGAKVLSLVAGMVAGADSIDDMALLRHGAMGTVFDRPYAPSTLGSFLREFSFGHVRQLDAVAARLLAGLHERTPVLAGVDGPVCVDLDDTIIEVHGYTKQGSGYGYSGVRGLNALIATLTTEHGAPIICGQRLRKGACGSARGAARIVGDTLATVTRLRSSAAATRPLLRADSAFYGYPTVAAALRGGADVSITVRLDPKVKAAIAAIPEDAWIPIQYTDAIYDENTQRWISRAEVAEIDFTAFSSRKTSEQIPGRLVVRRIPDLNPASGEGQTTLFDTWRFHAFFTTTDLDTVTADKTHRGHALIEQVHADLKDSALAHLPSGRFGANAAWLVCAAMAFNLTRAAATLTGPALAKARTGTIRRTLISVPARIASSARRLTLHLPRNWPWETAWNTLFHSLFGRNRPLLA, from the coding sequence ATGCAACTATCTCACACTCGTCCTGTGGCGTCAGCCCGCTTTGATGACCCCAATCTGGTGTCGTGTGCCGGGCTGGTCCCGATGGCCGCTCTGGCTCATCAGTGCGGGTTGAGCAGCCTGGCTGATGAGCACATCACGGTGCCGACCGACAAGGGCGCCAACGCCGGGGCGAAAGTCTTGTCGCTGGTCGCGGGCATGGTAGCTGGTGCTGACAGCATCGATGACATGGCCTTGCTGCGCCACGGCGCGATGGGCACCGTGTTCGACCGCCCGTACGCCCCGTCGACGCTGGGATCGTTCCTGCGCGAATTCAGCTTCGGTCATGTCCGCCAACTCGACGCCGTGGCGGCGCGGTTGCTGGCCGGTCTGCACGAACGCACTCCGGTGCTGGCCGGTGTTGACGGTCCGGTGTGTGTTGATCTCGATGACACCATCATCGAAGTGCACGGCTACACCAAACAGGGATCTGGTTACGGATACTCCGGGGTCCGTGGGTTAAATGCGCTGATCGCCACGCTCACCACTGAGCATGGTGCACCGATCATCTGCGGCCAACGCCTACGCAAAGGCGCCTGCGGATCAGCACGTGGAGCTGCCCGCATCGTCGGCGACACGCTGGCCACCGTGACACGACTGCGCTCTTCGGCGGCAGCCACCCGGCCGCTGCTGCGAGCCGACTCGGCGTTCTACGGCTACCCAACCGTGGCGGCTGCTCTGCGCGGTGGTGCCGACGTGTCGATCACCGTGCGCCTGGACCCAAAAGTCAAAGCCGCCATCGCCGCCATACCCGAGGACGCCTGGATCCCGATCCAGTACACCGACGCGATCTACGACGAGAACACCCAGCGCTGGATCTCGCGCGCCGAGGTCGCCGAGATCGACTTCACCGCGTTCAGCTCCCGCAAAACCAGCGAGCAGATCCCCGGCAGGCTGGTGGTGCGGCGCATCCCCGACCTCAACCCCGCCAGCGGCGAGGGGCAGACCACCCTGTTCGACACCTGGCGCTTCCATGCCTTCTTCACCACCACCGACCTCGATACCGTCACCGCCGACAAGACCCACCGCGGCCACGCGCTCATCGAGCAGGTCCACGCCGACCTCAAAGACTCTGCTCTGGCCCATCTGCCCTCGGGGCGATTCGGCGCCAACGCCGCCTGGCTGGTGTGCGCAGCGATGGCGTTCAACCTCACCCGCGCCGCGGCCACCCTGACCGGACCAGCGCTGGCCAAAGCCCGCACCGGCACCATCCGCCGCACCCTGATCAGCGTGCCGGCACGCATCGCCTCCTCGGCCCGACGCCTGACCCTGCACCTGCCACGCAACTGGCCCTGGGAAACCGCGTGGAACACCCTGTTCCACAGTCTGTTTGGCCGAAACCGGCCACTGCTGGCCTAA
- a CDS encoding flavin-containing monooxygenase, with product MSMTSPVSPIDQSRLEQAIGVANLPTLTMVLFQLTGEQRWLHEPFRPTRSPGLSPNDSGGFEPEVADEIRRCAVSAISAWSKGRPAAVPLPDPDLLRTMLSICVDEEVPQEYERVMREEMGLEPTAAPEPVEVDDFSVVIIGAGISGIIVAARLQQLGIPFVILERHSEVGGVWLTNSYPGSGVDTPSYLYSFSFFPRDWSMHFGKRDEMATYLREAVDHFNIRRDIMFDTEVQRAEYDESTQRWTVYARSGDGSMKRYSGNILISAVGLFGKPKTPDIPGLESFRGPKFHTAEWPDDLDLSGKRVAIVGSGASAMQVVPAIVDKVQQLTIFQRSPQWVAPCAEYFAAIPEDVHWLMNHVPNYHAWYRFRLAWLFNDRVHPSLQMDPEWHDPGRSLNAVNDAHRRHFTRYLVDQLDGRPDLIEKCLPDYPPFGKRMLLDNGWFAALKRDNVALVTDAVAEVTETGLVTTTGEKFDADVLVFSTGFQTIRYLQPIEFVGRGGQRLSDVWGDDDATAYLGITVPQFPNLFLMYGPNTNSGSGGSYFFIGESQGRYILDVIAKMVREGIGAVECRAEAHDRWVREVDAEHSKMVWNHPGMTTYYRNTSGRVVTNSPYRVVDYWLMTHDADLADYITEPALRPDIAVGR from the coding sequence ATGTCGATGACCTCGCCGGTGAGCCCGATCGATCAATCGCGCTTGGAACAGGCCATAGGCGTCGCCAATCTGCCGACGCTCACGATGGTGCTCTTTCAGTTGACCGGCGAGCAACGCTGGCTCCATGAACCTTTTCGGCCCACCCGTTCACCGGGGTTGAGTCCCAACGACTCCGGCGGATTCGAACCCGAGGTGGCCGACGAGATCCGCCGATGCGCAGTGTCCGCGATCTCGGCGTGGTCAAAGGGCAGGCCGGCCGCCGTTCCCCTGCCTGATCCTGATCTGTTGCGCACGATGCTGAGCATCTGCGTGGACGAGGAGGTTCCGCAGGAGTACGAGCGGGTGATGCGAGAGGAGATGGGGCTGGAGCCGACGGCAGCACCTGAACCCGTGGAGGTCGACGACTTCTCCGTCGTCATCATCGGCGCCGGTATTTCGGGCATCATCGTAGCTGCGCGGCTACAGCAACTCGGGATTCCCTTTGTCATCCTGGAACGTCACAGCGAGGTCGGTGGAGTGTGGCTGACCAACAGCTACCCGGGGTCGGGTGTCGACACGCCAAGCTACCTCTACTCCTTCTCCTTCTTCCCGCGTGACTGGTCGATGCACTTCGGTAAGCGCGACGAAATGGCGACCTATCTGCGAGAAGCTGTAGACCACTTCAATATTCGCCGCGACATCATGTTCGACACCGAGGTTCAGCGCGCGGAATACGACGAAAGTACCCAACGGTGGACGGTCTACGCCCGTTCCGGGGACGGCTCGATGAAACGCTATTCCGGCAACATCCTGATCAGCGCGGTCGGATTGTTCGGCAAGCCGAAAACACCCGACATCCCGGGCCTTGAGTCCTTCCGGGGACCGAAGTTCCACACCGCGGAGTGGCCCGACGATCTGGACCTCAGCGGAAAGCGTGTTGCCATCGTCGGAAGCGGCGCCAGCGCTATGCAGGTGGTGCCGGCCATCGTCGACAAAGTGCAGCAACTGACAATCTTCCAACGCTCACCGCAATGGGTCGCACCGTGCGCCGAGTACTTCGCGGCTATTCCCGAGGACGTGCACTGGTTGATGAACCACGTGCCGAATTACCATGCGTGGTATCGGTTTCGGCTGGCATGGTTGTTCAACGATCGCGTGCACCCGTCGCTGCAGATGGACCCGGAGTGGCACGATCCCGGCAGATCGCTCAACGCGGTCAACGACGCTCACCGGCGGCACTTCACGCGCTACTTGGTCGATCAGCTCGACGGTCGGCCAGACTTGATCGAGAAGTGCCTGCCGGACTACCCGCCCTTCGGCAAGCGCATGCTGCTCGACAATGGCTGGTTCGCTGCGCTCAAGCGGGACAACGTAGCGCTCGTTACTGACGCAGTCGCCGAGGTCACTGAGACAGGCCTCGTCACCACCACGGGGGAGAAGTTCGACGCCGATGTCCTTGTGTTCTCCACCGGATTCCAGACGATTCGCTACCTGCAGCCGATCGAGTTCGTCGGGCGGGGTGGGCAGCGGTTGAGCGACGTCTGGGGCGACGATGATGCCACCGCCTATCTCGGCATTACCGTGCCCCAATTCCCGAACCTGTTCCTGATGTATGGGCCCAACACGAACTCAGGTTCCGGCGGCTCCTACTTCTTCATTGGCGAGTCGCAGGGTCGGTACATCCTCGATGTCATCGCCAAGATGGTTCGCGAGGGCATTGGCGCGGTGGAATGCCGAGCCGAGGCACATGACCGTTGGGTGCGCGAGGTGGACGCGGAGCATTCGAAGATGGTGTGGAATCATCCCGGTATGACGACGTACTACCGCAATACAAGCGGTCGAGTTGTCACCAACTCGCCATATCGAGTCGTTGACTACTGGCTGATGACCCACGATGCCGACCTGGCCGACTACATCACCGAGCCGGCGCTGCGGCCAGACATTGCGGTAGGGCGATAA
- a CDS encoding MlaE family ABC transporter permease, which yields MSLDTAVAIVTKPIAWREFLLQSWFVARVSLLPTVLLAIPFTVLLVFTFNILLVELGAADLSGTGAAYGVVSQLGPVVTVLVVAGAGATAMCADLGARTIREELDALKVMGIDPIQALVVPRVLAATVVATLLSSVVILVGLTGSFAFAVYVQHVTPGAFVGGLTLLTGPADVVISTIKATLFGMSAGLIACYKGISVGGGPAGVGNAVNETVVFTFMALFAINIITTAVGVQVTI from the coding sequence ATGTCACTGGACACCGCTGTGGCGATCGTGACGAAACCGATTGCGTGGCGGGAGTTCTTGCTGCAGTCGTGGTTTGTGGCCCGGGTGTCGTTGCTGCCGACCGTGCTCTTGGCCATCCCTTTCACGGTGCTTCTGGTCTTCACGTTCAACATCTTGTTGGTCGAGCTGGGTGCCGCAGATCTATCGGGTACCGGCGCAGCCTACGGAGTGGTGTCCCAGCTGGGGCCGGTCGTGACAGTCTTGGTAGTGGCCGGGGCGGGTGCCACGGCAATGTGCGCTGACCTGGGGGCGCGCACCATCCGCGAGGAACTTGACGCGCTCAAAGTGATGGGGATCGACCCGATTCAGGCGCTGGTCGTGCCACGAGTGCTGGCGGCCACCGTCGTTGCGACACTGCTGTCCTCGGTGGTGATCCTGGTCGGTCTGACGGGCAGCTTCGCCTTCGCGGTGTACGTCCAGCATGTCACCCCCGGAGCCTTCGTCGGGGGTCTTACGTTGCTCACCGGACCCGCCGATGTGGTGATCTCCACTATCAAGGCCACCTTGTTCGGTATGAGCGCTGGACTGATCGCTTGCTACAAGGGGATCTCAGTCGGAGGGGGCCCGGCCGGGGTCGGGAACGCTGTCAACGAGACCGTGGTGTTCACCTTCATGGCGCTGTTCGCCATCAACATCATCACCACCGCGGTCGGCGTCCAGGTGACGATATGA
- a CDS encoding ABC transporter permease — translation MSAGVPSKLRPRLHRAVAASVDGLTTIGTQAQFFAGTIGAIPTAFAKYKTEMVRLIANMSLGAGALAVIGGTVVIVAFLTLSTGALIAVQGYTQFSNIGVEALTGFASAYFNVRLIAPSVAAIGMAATIGAGATAQLGAMRINEEIDALEVIGIRSVAYLAANRVVAGVIVVIPLYCVAMLMAFLAARFGTTFIYGQSTGVYDHYFNTFLNPTDMVWSFVQVIVMAIVIMLVHTYYGFTASGGPAGVGEAVGRAVRASLISAVFVTLFMTLAIYGQSGNFHLSG, via the coding sequence ATGAGCGCCGGTGTCCCGAGCAAGCTCCGCCCGAGGCTCCATCGCGCCGTGGCGGCATCGGTGGACGGTTTGACCACGATCGGCACCCAGGCGCAGTTCTTCGCAGGCACCATCGGTGCGATCCCTACCGCCTTCGCCAAGTACAAGACCGAAATGGTGCGGCTGATCGCCAACATGAGTCTTGGCGCGGGCGCGCTGGCTGTCATCGGAGGCACCGTCGTCATCGTCGCCTTCCTGACGTTGTCGACGGGCGCACTGATCGCGGTGCAGGGCTACACACAGTTCTCCAATATCGGGGTGGAGGCCTTGACCGGATTCGCTTCGGCGTACTTCAACGTGCGACTGATCGCACCTTCGGTTGCCGCCATCGGAATGGCTGCCACCATCGGAGCCGGTGCCACGGCGCAACTGGGCGCGATGCGGATCAACGAGGAAATCGACGCGCTGGAAGTGATCGGCATCCGTTCGGTGGCTTATCTGGCGGCCAATCGGGTCGTCGCCGGGGTGATCGTGGTGATTCCGCTGTACTGCGTCGCGATGCTGATGGCCTTTCTGGCCGCCCGGTTCGGCACGACGTTCATCTATGGACAGTCGACCGGTGTGTATGACCACTACTTCAACACGTTCCTCAATCCAACCGACATGGTGTGGTCGTTTGTTCAGGTGATCGTCATGGCGATCGTCATCATGCTGGTGCACACCTACTACGGCTTCACCGCCTCGGGCGGGCCTGCGGGCGTCGGGGAAGCAGTGGGACGTGCGGTGCGCGCGTCCCTGATCTCTGCCGTGTTCGTCACTCTGTTCATGACACTGGCCATCTATGGACAGTCCGGCAACTTCCACCTGTCCGGATAG